The sequence TTATACAAGTTTTCTAGAGTTCTACTGTTTAAAGGACAGGAGATAAGCCAGCCCAAGGGAATAGACGGCTCCACAGAGAACAGAGTTTAAAACCATTGAAGTTGCTTTCCCCCCGGCTCTTCTTAATGTAAACTCCAAAAGTTAATCATTACAGAATTTATATGAGGAAGGTTTctagttaaaaaaagaaataaaaggaaagccTGTAATATACCTACCCAATATCATTGTCTTGTTCTGCTCTGAGCATGGCAAACCACTGCTGTTTGTAAACAGAGGACAGCcattctaaaattaaaaaaaaataaataagcttgGTGTTGTCTTTGGAGCTGGGAATGGGGATGTTCATAAACATttgaaatatagaaataaaattacattgaaATAATAAGGTCACACTTATTAACTGGAAGGTCTATGCAAACCCACCACCTGATAATGCACTTGTGTTATTCATCTCCAGGCCTCCACTACAGAAGCAGTGGTACAGATAAAAATCAACAACTAACACTAAATAACTCAGTGCTATATTCATCTTATCAAGCATTCGCAGTTGCCAGAAGTGATGCAACTCCACACGTTTTCCTCGGCACGCAAAGTTCGGTTAAGCCAAGCAGCTTGTTAACAAGCTCTTGGGGGAAGATGTTGTTTTCTGAATCCCCAAAAGAATTCTACACAAgttaaacaagaagaaaacagaatcaaaagaaaaaggaaacagtgaCTTATCACGGATATGgtaaaaacacacagaaattgtCCCCTACCAGGAATAAACATAAATCATTTCTTCCTCTGAGAACACCATGAAGATTTTATCGGCTGTATAAATTTAACAGTTGCAACTGAGagataaaacagaacaaaaactaACAGCTTGCAAGCCAGCTATGCAAAAGGGATCAGAGGCACCTAAAAGCACAGTATATAAGTTGTTCTTCGTCAAGATAACAAACAGAGACAACTATGCAAGGTCATGGATGAGAACAAACTCTATGGAGGAACGGACTGGGATGGTGGGAACAGCGAGAACCACTGTTACTGCAAAACCAAAACGGGTAGTTGATGAAGATGatagaagggagaagagagaagtgaGATTAGAGTGCTGAGATGGCCTTAGGAGTCCCAgatgcaaaaattaaaaccagctctTGCTCCACTAACTCTAGAGTTAAGATTCAGACTGTGATAGAACCAAAATGGGAATTAAACCAAAGCACAACAGAAAGTATAAAAATGATTTAAGGAAAACTACACAGATAAGGAACAGAGAATGCATgcactagaaggaaaaaaacccataaatcaGGAGATAGAGCATCTTCTCTATTTCTGTATATGCCTGTATCTATTTCATATATGATATTTCAACTATGGTTGAACAACGAACACTTCGCTTACAGACACTGCATATTTCTTGTACACCTTTTCTCTGCAAACAAGAACAGCCTCTCTGTTGTGAACTCCtaatacattatttcagttttctcctgCAGGTCCTACACCATACatggtataaaaaaaaatccccacacaaTTATACCTTTTCTTTCAACTATGCAACATGATTTCCTTCTTTACCTCCTTGAGAACAATTTCATCTAAAAGGTTTACACCACAATACAAACTACCCAGCAATTTCCACGCTTGTAGACTCTGTCAGGTACGATGCAATCACCTCAAATACTGGACACTGGCAGCCAATAACCTGTTTGAAAGTGCACCACCAATATTTATCTAAGCCTCCTTCTACATGACGAGCAAAAGTTCCTCATCTTAACACAGTTTATGACTACAAACTGGTATCAACAGATGACAGGGGCTATCAAGTATTGAACTCTAACAGCACTTCATTACACCCACAGAGGTCTCCACATTATGCTCTTCTCTACCAGCTCTCCCAGTTCTCTTGGAATtcaagctgggttttttttaaattagtggTAGAGTGTAAACATCAGATACTCTTCCTGCACTAACCACACACTCGCTGTCACCATGCTACCTTTCCCACTGTATGACTACAAAGCCATCAAGCCTATTTCAGCATTTATCACAGCTTATGAACTGTTTAACTATGAAAGAGTAAACATTTTGCTCTCTAATGCCTCGTGAGCTATGCAAAACCGACACATTCTTTTTCAATAAGCAGAAGCAAATCTGCCTCAAAAGTCACAATTAATCTTGTAACGATTTAAGAAACATTCTTCCTCTGACATAAATAGATAGAAGGCTTCTGGGTTCAAGCATAGACACAAAATTTATCCACTGAAGAACACTTGAGAAAAGGCAGTTCTGATAAGTGGTAACAACAGCAACATTAAGATAAGGAAATCAAGTGTAGTACTGGCAAATTTCTGGTTTGCAACATCTTATTCACATGCTGACAAAGCCACTTGACAAGGAGATAATCCACAGTTCTCCTGTGTCATCATTAAATTGAGGATCTAAAGGGTCATTCATGCAagttatcttatttttttattacagaatgaAGATGCCTTTGCACTTTCATTGTGATCTGTACCAGTATCAGTCTTAAGTAAGACTGATTGTATTTACTTTACACATGACTTAAGCATATAAAATACCACATATCAAAGATCAGATCTCTTCTTCCGGGATTTTTATACATAATACAAAACGTTATCATTTCCTTGAGATCAAAAACTGCCCCATCTACTGGACATAACGACCAGACCATTCACCCAAAGTGCACCTCGGCTCGGCACTCTGTCACCCACTGCCTCCACCTGCTGTTCAAAGAACACTTTTAAATAGACATTGGGATCCCAGGATAACCGAGTTCCTTTGTATTTTACTTTGTCAGAACTAGTATGGAAGACAGTCTCTCCTCCATCTAGTAAGATATTAAACCAGAACTGGGAGTAGGGAAAGCCAGTACATTTAAAGCAGTAGTAAGTGTCCACTTTCACTCGAGGGTTTGACAGATTAATAGCGAGGAAAGGACCCCTACCCCCTCCCCACAGGTACCCCCTATCACAGAGTCATAATTCAGCTTCTGATAACTGCGCTCTTTGAACATCTCAAAGCATGAGAAAAAGGTAACTCAATGTTATTCAGACAGCAACTAAGCCATTATTTCTGGCAGAGACAGGATACAACGGTACAAGACAGACAAACTGAGCAAAGTGATGCTCACTACATCATCTTAATGGCAAGGGAAGTGTTTTAAAAGCATCTAACAATTTGATCAGGCTAGCAGGCTTCAAAAGAAATATTCCGACAAGTCTGGTTTGGCATTATACCATCACTGTGTTGACATCTATGGCAGCAAGAAGGAAAAAGCCAATATGAgatgaaaaaaatggttttaattttacaGGAAGACAGGAGTGCAACTCAAAAACAGGTTAAATATTTACGTACGGCAAGAGTCCAAAGCGACGTCCAAGGCTACAAGTATGGACAGATGATAAATACCACAGATGTCAAGAAGTTACAAATAACTGAGTGATAAACAGCTCAATAAAAGCAGTCTTAATTGACATTTGGCAATCACAGCTATAAATAGACATCACAGACACAGATGAATGGATAGTTATGGTGTggacagatataaaaaaaatatcaaaggtgGGTACATGAGagctaggaaaaaaacctgtcagagTCAAGATGCAAAATTCATTGCTAAGATTCAACTCTAATGAGGGAACACTGAACAGTGAAACATGCATCAAGGATACCAGGAGTCAGAATCAAAGGCAGATCCTAAGTCCCAACACTGTTAGAAAGAGCACAACTAACTcagggggagggaggcagaaaagaggaaccaaaagaaaccaaaccaaattaaaaagaaaagaggagcagGTGTTTCACATGATAAAAGATATGAATGATagtggaaaaacattttcaagtgaGCACCCAACTTGATAGCTCTTTCCCAATCTTACTCCTCTATCAGCAGCCAGTTTACACAGCTTTTGAGCCAAGAACAAAGCCTATCTGTGAAGTCAGACTTCAGCAGCAAGACGAGAATGTGGCTTCTTATTTTCCAGTGATAATGTAATATTAATAGCAGCAATCTGTAACAACATTAAATGGCATTTTGCTCTGGGTTTCAAAAAGCACCAGGACCTAAATGGGTTTCAAAAAGCACCAGGACCTAGAATGAGGATGTATTTTATACAAgtcaaaatgcaaataaaaggaTAAGAGCAGAATACCTGAATATCCCATCTCCTCCAATTCATCCTAAATATCTGTTAGTAAATAACGATTGTCTTTGATGATGGGAGAAGAGTTCACAGCATCTTGtgcttttggttttcattttcaggtATTATTCCAACTCGTATCAAAACCCAGCTCTTTTTAGAAAGATAATGGCTAGAAAATAGTTGAGGCCCATCAAGTTTTACTCTCCAAAGTTTGTCCTCATGTCTGGGACTCCAGGGTTATTTAAACACTGATAATGTACTATGCATTGATTGTACAGCTGATCAGTCAGTTTATCAAAATACACTTGTGTGTCTTTTAAGACTTTTATGCATGTAAATTTAATATTCAACTTCTGCTGAATCTTAGACATTGGAGAGAAACACGTGAGTGCCAAGACCAGTAAACGCGCCTGGATCTTCCAATTACTCTTAAGCAGGACAGGCTACGAAAGGCACACGGAACTGGATCAGCTGAGTACTCACTCACCTGAGGGTATTAGGGAATCTCTCTCAATAATTCTGGCTGATGCCAAGTCACTGATGATGTACTGTAACCTCAAGTGTGTGAACACCGACAGGAACACATTCCCCTGTTCCGATTCCAGGAATGCAATGTCATCCTCAAAATCTGCAAGACACAGCACCAGCATTACAACTtgttttcctaaatattttcccAATCCTATTTATATTCGAGATTGAGCTTTAACTTACTGATCAGAGAAAGTTATTATGGCAGGCAAATCAGGTTTTGCAGCTAAAATTAAGAAACTACTTACATTCAAATCCTTTCAGCAGAAATGTTAGACCaaacttttcctcttttgaaaTATGCTAGTGCCTTCTAGTGAGAAGGCAACAAAAGCTTATCCTAACTGAACAATAGCAAaagcaacaaagcaaaaataGCGACCATGTCTGCTCACTTGAAAACATGTggacaaaacagtgaaaaagctATGTGCTCACTTGAAAACACGTggacaaaacagtgaaaaaagctATCGGTGTTGAGAATCTGATGCCAGGGACTGCTGGCAGAGGGAAGCCTtcccagagaaaacagaagaaagtttGGAAGTGGAGGAAGACTACTGTATTTTACTTCTAGCCCACGTCTTCCCCAATCCAAGGCCACACCAATTAATCCTACCTTTCCTACGCTTGGCAAACCAGGCATCAGCTTCAGTTAGGAGTTGTTTCAAAGACCCATTCCAAGAAGGCACTAGCTGAAGGAACATCCACTAGGTAAAACAGACAAACTACTAAGTTAATTGAAGAAGTTTTCAAACAAGTAATACTTGCATTATTAAAAAGAACACTTTCATAATGCATTCATTCCTACAAAGACTCTGGTGCTCTATTAAATACTTTAATTAAATACCAAAAAGGCTAAAATTTTCATTGCATTGCAAATCAGCTACTACTCAAGGAGTTCAACTTCACAAAGCCCCAGCCAGCCCCTTTGCTAAGTACCTTTTTGAGAGCAGTGTACACATCCATTTCCACTTGCATTACAAATAGGTTAGAAGAGCTGATCAGCTGTTTCATGAGGtttatgctggaaaaaaaaaattaaaaaaaaaaaaaatcacagttctaTGAGACAGTATAgacaaaagcaagaaagcaagccAGGTAACAAGCAACCGTCAGTAGCCTAAAAAGTTATTTGTAGTGAGCTATATACTTTGGAAGAAACTGTACTTCATCACTCAAAGTTAACTGAAGCCTGAATACCTGAGTTCTTTGAAGAGTTCAACACTCTGGTGAGTCATCAGGTTATTCAAGAGCCATTCAAGGCACCTAGATTAAAAGCAAGGAAttaatactttcatttttttcttatacatGCCAACATTCCTGCAACAGTTGCTCAGGCTCACAAAGTCTGATTATGTACCACATGATTTTGAAATACTGCTTTAACCTGAGACATGAAtgcataaaaatatgaaaaagttatttcaaaaccatgaaaatgataaaaaaatttctgaaactcTTAAAGTTGCATTTAGTTTCTCTCAGTGTATGGTGAAAGCTAAATTCAAAGTACTATTCATGTCACAAAAAGCTGAGAGAATACACCAATTTACAGCAGAAGGATGCAGTTAGCACTAACCTCAGCATTCTGATCCCAAATGTGTAATTATCCCTCCTAATTAAGATAAAGCTTAAGTTCCGAATATTAAAGCAGCTTTGTGATAAAACAGTCAATGATCGCAAGTATTATCTCACCAACACGCTGAAGACCAAACATACTGTCTTTACTAATACACGTTAGTAATTAATTCACAGCACAGGATAACCATTCTACCATAATCTCCACCAATTTTTAAAGGTAATTGATTACAGTACAAACTCAAAACTAAATAGGACAAAGAGACCAAGTCAGatagcttttaaaagaaaaaaaaaaaaacagcttggGCATTATTTTACTATGTGTAAATTCACACTTTTAATTAGCAATGTACAAAGCAGCTTGAAGAAAGTAATTCTTACTTTTTCTTCACGGAGTCTAACCCGTATGTCCCCGCTGAATTATAATAACCACACACAGTTTTTGCATTAATGGTTTCCTTCATTGTTTCACCACATTGCTGGATTAAGCCATcctgtggggaggaaaaaaacccacaaatattcAAAGTTTTATTTCCCCGACAGGAAATGTCAAAGATTGTGCAGTTTATACAAATTTCCATGCCTGAAAAACTACCGAAGTCACACACACTGGTGACCTATGCTATGACATCCagaaaatttaaaccaaaattcttcagaaaaatagatttttcttaagAATCTATCACACTAAAGAAAAGCTTAATGAATACCTTCAGGGTAGAACAAATGATCTGTTAGAACATATTTTAATCTACTTCTAGATATGATTCTCAAAGCAGCACTTAATATTACAACTGAATCTTAGTCatagcatttttaaataaaaccactgcattatgtttgggtttttccccacTTAATCTGAAAAGATGATTCATTTCTCTGAGTGAAACAGTACAAGCATGTGAGCATAATATGAACTGTTATCtttatctgaaaagaaagcataaaaatattgCTTATCTCTTACTTACAAGCTGCAGCATGCAGGCTGCTGCTAAAAGTGCAACTACTCGACTGGGTTTTATTAACACATCATCTCTATACAGTGAGCCAAAAGCCACCTGTAGAGCTGAAAAGAGTGTAGGTGTTAAAAAAGATGGGACATTGAGCATGGATAACTAAAAGAATCCTTAAATATAACCAAACTTCTTGGGTGCACACATTCTCTACAACTGTATTTGCTCTGGATAAAAAGCTAGTATTTACCCTCCCAAGTacacacagaaaacacaaaacatgGCATCAAACAACGAAATACATCCTTTTCACTGTTTATCACAAAATATTAATCTTAAACAGCCACCAAATCACACCATGGAGCAACGAGGAGAGCAAACTAGCTAAAAAGAAGTTAAGCCTCATGATCCTTCTCTGCAACTGATCCCTAGCATAATGTCACGATATTACAGGTTTCTCTCATTCTTCTGAAAATGCTACTTCCTCACTCCGTGGTGCTTGGAACCCCAGCAACACCCTCTGTCAGCTCACACGGGTCCCCTGCAAGCGCTCCACTGAGTAGCTTTTCAGACCGGAGAGATGAAGATGTGATTCACAGTCCAGCACTCGGGTCCCCGCAAGAGCTGCAGAAGCCGATCTCAAGAGCCCCGATGCCGAAACAAGACAAGCGGCTGCTTTTCAGCTGCACTTCCCAACTCAGAGGGACAAAAATGAATTCAGTTCTACTGCTGACCTGAGTTAAGCTCAAAACTGAATGAGCACAGAACATTCTCTCAAGTTTCTTATTTACTagtttgaaaaatattcttaaaaaaaataatcagtattttcaggatttttttgtcaGGTTCAACTTAACCTCTACCTCGAgaacatatattaaaataaaaggttcCCACTTACCTTCTATATCAATATTTTGGTCAGGAATCTCCAACTCTATGATGTTCATGCTAGACTCTTTCCAAGATCCACTGAACATACTGGAAAAGTAGCCTGACTATATGAGGGAAGAcgagaaaaaaagaagtcaagtAAGAGATTTCATTCAAATTAAAACCGTTAAAAGCAGTACATGGAACAAAAAATTGTTAATATTTACCTTTATGCAGAACAGAATGTATTAAGGGAACTTTTCACAAGCTAAAACATTT comes from Athene noctua chromosome 28, bAthNoc1.hap1.1, whole genome shotgun sequence and encodes:
- the GMCL1 gene encoding germ cell-less protein-like 1 isoform X1, which translates into the protein MGSLSSRVLRRRVGLPRGDGAAADGGGRGGKRKRGGAEGPGDSDSDGEAEREERLLNTPRRKKLKSTSKYIYQTLFLNGENSDIKICALGEEWNLHKIYLCQSGYFSSMFSGSWKESSMNIIELEIPDQNIDIEALQVAFGSLYRDDVLIKPSRVVALLAAACMLQLDGLIQQCGETMKETINAKTVCGYYNSAGTYGLDSVKKKCLEWLLNNLMTHQSVELFKELSINLMKQLISSSNLFVMQVEMDVYTALKKWMFLQLVPSWNGSLKQLLTEADAWFAKRRKDFEDDIAFLESEQGNVFLSVFTHLRLQYIISDLASARIIERDSLIPSEWLSSVYKQQWFAMLRAEQDNDIGPQEINKEELEGNSMRCGRKLAKDGDYCWRWTGFNFGFDLLVTYTNRYIIFKRNTLNQPCSGSVSLQPRRNIAFRLRLASFDSSGKIICSRTTGYQILTLEKDQEQVVMNLDSRFLIFPLYICCNFLYTSPEKKAESEALLDNSES
- the GMCL1 gene encoding germ cell-less protein-like 1 isoform X2, producing the protein MGSLSSRVLRRRVGLPRGDGAAADGGGRGGKRKRGGAEGPGDSDSDGEAEREERLLNTPRRKKLKSTSKYIYQTLFLNGENSDIKICALGEEWNLHKIYLCQSGYFSSMFSGSWKESSMNIIELEIPDQNIDIEALQVAFGSLYRDDVLIKPSRVVALLAAACMLQLDGLIQQCGETMKETINAKTVCGYYNSAGTYGLDSVKKKCLEWLLNNLMTHQSVELFKELSINLMKQLISSSNLFVMQVEMDVYTALKKLVPSWNGSLKQLLTEADAWFAKRRKDFEDDIAFLESEQGNVFLSVFTHLRLQYIISDLASARIIERDSLIPSEWLSSVYKQQWFAMLRAEQDNDIGPQEINKEELEGNSMRCGRKLAKDGDYCWRWTGFNFGFDLLVTYTNRYIIFKRNTLNQPCSGSVSLQPRRNIAFRLRLASFDSSGKIICSRTTGYQILTLEKDQEQVVMNLDSRFLIFPLYICCNFLYTSPEKKAESEALLDNSES